A section of the Saliniramus fredricksonii genome encodes:
- a CDS encoding TULIP family P47-like protein has protein sequence MQNYRWDAVFACSGTWINARLKESEKKFPASFAYEDDAVKVSGDFGSWTMVPGGTGRFIHFDTPVTKGTLLDKASGKSYSLDGAIPIVQFQLDFVTPAGKSDQKHLKFDCRVVGKNPGDKTPGAVTVLNPDSRKDSPIPGLVSDVLGVALAHAFIASRQELSFVFAELSLAPPAGASWLTLKQLTYAYQQNDDNELGNLAVLGMLSDVSIKNIEPVFDTQLMQGGHDFGFVLAASRFFEHVLLPAMPQAYRGSNASQFSWDGATKISNHGNVTLDKVKVGLIWYPPVIQNLDIHLEGNLIRTTAAGRCDITGLDDAYISFSIASKNPGQYLPASRSIAFAKDPHKSITHSSHIPWWEKLLGGLTAGIMNVVIDAVSLAIEDAVTGAIGNTGISSHGMGAQLVTWPGQNAITPTGGGLADNFYFQGTL, from the coding sequence ATGCAAAATTACCGATGGGACGCGGTTTTCGCCTGTAGCGGAACCTGGATCAATGCCCGCCTCAAGGAATCAGAAAAGAAGTTTCCGGCAAGCTTCGCCTATGAAGACGATGCCGTGAAGGTCTCCGGCGATTTCGGAAGCTGGACGATGGTGCCGGGTGGCACCGGACGCTTCATTCATTTCGACACGCCGGTCACCAAGGGGACCCTGCTCGACAAGGCGTCGGGCAAGAGCTATTCCCTCGACGGGGCGATCCCGATCGTGCAGTTCCAGCTGGATTTCGTCACGCCGGCGGGAAAATCGGACCAGAAACACCTGAAATTCGATTGCAGGGTCGTGGGCAAGAACCCGGGCGACAAGACCCCCGGCGCGGTCACCGTGCTCAATCCGGACAGCCGCAAGGATTCCCCGATTCCGGGCCTCGTCAGCGATGTCCTCGGCGTCGCTCTGGCGCACGCCTTCATCGCGAGCCGGCAGGAGCTCTCCTTCGTCTTCGCCGAACTCAGCCTCGCGCCGCCCGCCGGCGCCTCATGGCTGACCCTCAAGCAGCTGACCTATGCCTATCAGCAGAATGACGACAACGAGCTGGGCAATCTGGCGGTGCTCGGCATGCTCAGCGACGTTTCGATCAAGAATATCGAACCGGTCTTCGATACGCAGCTGATGCAGGGTGGCCATGATTTCGGCTTCGTCCTGGCCGCGAGCCGCTTCTTCGAGCATGTGTTGCTGCCGGCGATGCCGCAGGCCTACAGGGGGTCGAACGCGTCGCAGTTCTCATGGGACGGCGCGACGAAGATCTCCAATCACGGCAATGTCACGCTCGACAAGGTAAAGGTGGGGCTGATCTGGTATCCGCCCGTCATCCAGAATCTCGACATCCACCTCGAGGGCAACCTGATCCGCACCACGGCTGCCGGTCGTTGTGACATTACCGGCCTGGATGACGCCTATATCAGCTTCAGCATCGCCAGCAAGAATCCCGGCCAGTATCTCCCCGCTTCGCGCTCCATCGCCTTCGCGAAGGATCCCCACAAGAGCATCACGCATTCCTCGCACATTCCCTGGTGGGAGAAGCTCCTCGGCGGGCTCACTGCCGGCATCATGAATGTGGTGATCGATGCGGTCAGCCTCGCGATCGAGGATGCCGTGACCGGCGCCATCGGGAATACCGGCATTTCCAGCCATGGCATGGGCGCCCAGCTCGTGACCTGGCCGGGCCAGAACGCGATTACGCCGACAGGCGGTGGCCTTGCGGACAATTTCTATTTCCAGGGCACGCTCTAG